A region of Actinobacillus porcitonsillarum DNA encodes the following proteins:
- the ureC gene encoding urease subunit alpha — MALTIPRSQYVATYGPTVGDKVRLGDTDLWATIEQDLLTKGDECKFGGGKSVRDGMAQSGTATRDNPNVLDFALTNVMIIDAKLGIIKADIGIRDGRIVGIGQAGNPDTMDNVTPNMIIGASTEVHNGAHLIATAGGIDTHIHWICPQQAQHAIENGITTMIGGGTGPADGTHATTCTPGAWNIQRMFQACEALPVNVGFFGKGNCSTLEPLKEQIRAGALGLKIHEDWGATPAVIDAALKVADEMDVQVAIHTDTLNESGFLEDTMKAIDGRVIHTFHTEGAGGGHAPDIIKAAMYPNVLPASTNPTRPFTINTIDEHLDMLMVCHHLDKRVPEDVAFADSRIRPETIAAEDILHDIGVFSIMSSDSQAMGRVGEVVTRTWQTADKMKAQRGELGTEGNDNFRIKRYIAKYTINPAIAHGISEHVGSLEVGKIADIVLWKPMFFGVKPEFVMKKGFISYAKMGDPNASIPTPQPVFYRPMFGAHAKANRESAVFFVSQAGVEANIKETFGIEKETIAVQGCRNIGKKDLVHNNATPEITVDPERYEVRVDGELITCEPAKKVPLAQRYFMF; from the coding sequence ATGGCATTAACAATTCCACGCAGTCAATATGTGGCGACTTATGGACCAACCGTTGGCGATAAAGTCCGTTTAGGCGATACCGATTTATGGGCGACCATTGAGCAGGATTTATTAACCAAAGGCGATGAGTGTAAATTCGGTGGCGGTAAATCGGTGCGTGATGGTATGGCGCAATCAGGCACGGCAACCCGTGATAATCCCAATGTGTTAGATTTTGCTTTAACCAACGTGATGATTATTGACGCTAAACTCGGCATTATTAAAGCGGATATTGGTATTCGTGATGGTCGTATTGTCGGCATTGGTCAAGCGGGTAACCCTGACACAATGGACAATGTAACCCCAAATATGATTATCGGCGCAAGCACGGAGGTGCATAACGGTGCACATTTAATTGCAACCGCCGGCGGTATTGATACGCATATCCACTGGATTTGCCCACAACAAGCACAGCACGCCATTGAAAACGGTATTACCACGATGATTGGCGGTGGTACAGGTCCTGCAGACGGTACGCACGCGACCACTTGTACCCCTGGCGCTTGGAACATTCAACGTATGTTCCAAGCCTGTGAAGCCTTACCGGTAAACGTGGGCTTTTTTGGCAAAGGCAACTGCTCAACACTCGAACCATTGAAAGAGCAAATTCGTGCTGGTGCGTTAGGCTTAAAAATCCACGAAGACTGGGGGGCTACGCCGGCTGTGATTGATGCAGCATTAAAAGTAGCCGATGAAATGGATGTGCAAGTGGCAATCCACACTGACACTTTAAATGAGAGCGGTTTCTTAGAAGATACCATGAAAGCGATTGACGGACGTGTTATCCATACCTTCCATACCGAAGGCGCAGGTGGCGGACATGCACCGGATATTATCAAGGCAGCGATGTACCCGAACGTATTGCCGGCTTCGACCAACCCAACTCGTCCGTTTACAATCAATACCATTGATGAGCATTTAGATATGTTGATGGTTTGCCACCATTTAGATAAACGTGTGCCGGAAGATGTTGCCTTTGCCGACAGCCGTATCCGCCCTGAAACCATTGCGGCAGAAGATATTTTGCACGACATCGGCGTGTTCTCGATTATGAGTTCCGACTCGCAAGCGATGGGACGTGTAGGAGAAGTGGTAACACGTACGTGGCAAACCGCCGACAAAATGAAAGCGCAACGTGGCGAGCTTGGCACAGAAGGCAACGACAACTTCCGTATCAAACGCTACATTGCCAAATACACCATCAACCCAGCGATTGCGCACGGTATTAGCGAACACGTGGGTTCATTAGAAGTGGGCAAAATTGCGGATATCGTTCTTTGGAAACCGATGTTCTTTGGTGTAAAACCGGAATTCGTGATGAAAAAAGGCTTTATCAGCTATGCGAAAATGGGCGATCCAAATGCGTCTATCCCAACACCGCAGCCGGTATTCTACCGCCCAATGTTTGGCGCGCACGCAAAAGCCAACCGAGAAAGTGCGGTGTTCTTCGTTTCACAAGCAGGTGTTGAAGCCAATATCAAAGAAACCTTTGGTATTGAAAAAGAGACGATTGCAGTACAAGGTTGCCGTAACATCGGTAAAAAAGACCTTGTTCACAACAACGCAACACCTGAAATCACCGTTGATCCGGAACGCTATGAAGTCCGTGTTGATGGCGAACTGATTACCTGCGAACCAGCGAAAAAAGTACCACTTGCGCAGCGGTATTTTATGTTTTAA
- a CDS encoding DUF4198 domain-containing protein, with translation MAFSFKLTSVAAIAVCLFGSTIAQAHNVWLERSPLNTKMPHYLIKFGHETTEPYPLSKLTSVSQLFHGKISPLSPAFNKMDNNKGEAVIAVEGNIVFIEFNNGIWSKLPSGKYVEKTKKEAPNAEFSMNPMKLGKAILSWEDGEALKAHQQAYELVPQSEPVVGKPLAILVLKDGKPVKGIKVGLGEDKPFNLTDEQGIAYFTPTVGFNKVWAEFEEKVADNPDYTDRTYEYLLTFEAK, from the coding sequence ATGGCTTTCTCGTTTAAATTGACAAGTGTTGCGGCAATCGCCGTGTGTTTATTTGGCTCAACTATTGCTCAAGCGCATAATGTCTGGCTCGAACGTTCCCCTCTCAATACTAAAATGCCTCATTACCTCATTAAATTCGGTCACGAAACCACAGAACCTTATCCCCTCTCTAAACTAACCTCTGTTAGCCAACTCTTTCACGGCAAAATTAGCCCGCTTTCTCCTGCATTTAATAAAATGGACAACAACAAAGGCGAAGCCGTCATTGCGGTGGAAGGCAACATTGTTTTTATTGAGTTTAACAATGGTATTTGGTCAAAATTGCCGAGCGGTAAATATGTGGAGAAAACCAAAAAAGAAGCGCCAAACGCAGAATTTTCGATGAACCCGATGAAATTGGGCAAGGCGATTTTAAGCTGGGAGGACGGCGAGGCGTTAAAAGCCCATCAACAAGCCTATGAGCTTGTTCCGCAAAGTGAACCTGTGGTCGGTAAACCGCTAGCCATTTTAGTGTTAAAAGATGGGAAGCCGGTTAAAGGGATTAAAGTCGGTTTAGGCGAAGATAAGCCGTTTAATTTAACCGATGAACAAGGCATTGCTTACTTCACACCAACTGTTGGGTTTAATAAAGTATGGGCGGAGTTTGAGGAAAAAGTGGCGGATAATCCGGATTACACCGACCGCACTTATGAATATTTGCTGACGTTTGAGGCGAAATAA
- a CDS encoding carboxypeptidase-like regulatory domain-containing protein, with translation MKHLQAVIFLLFSTNLFAHGMHLSAQYDGQQITGKAYYSDQTPVAETYVEAVKPNETEPVVYGKTDKEGRFVLPLTQDGVFTVIVEGMEGHRAEAQVQKIVAQTNTADIQLLREEIEQLKNKIYLRDVIGGIGYILGLFGVVALLKARKGAK, from the coding sequence ATGAAACACCTACAAGCGGTCATTTTTTTGCTGTTTTCTACCAATCTGTTTGCCCACGGTATGCATTTATCGGCGCAATATGATGGGCAACAAATCACGGGCAAAGCCTATTATTCCGACCAAACACCGGTAGCAGAAACGTATGTGGAAGCGGTAAAACCAAACGAAACCGAGCCGGTTGTTTACGGCAAAACCGATAAAGAAGGGCGATTCGTTCTGCCTCTCACGCAAGACGGCGTTTTTACCGTGATTGTGGAAGGTATGGAAGGGCATCGTGCCGAGGCACAAGTGCAAAAAATCGTCGCACAAACCAACACAGCGGATATTCAGCTATTGCGTGAAGAGATCGAGCAACTGAAAAACAAAATTTATCTGCGTGATGTGATCGGTGGCATTGGTTACATTCTCGGTTTATTCGGCGTTGTGGCATTGCTAAAAGCCAGAAAAGGAGCGAAGTAA
- the ureG gene encoding urease accessory protein UreG, giving the protein MRKYIKIGVAGPVGAGKTALIEKLTREIADKYSVAVITNDIYTQEDAEFLTKNSLLPPERIMGVETGGCPHTAIREDASMNLEAVDEMVARFPDVEIVFIESGGDNLSATFSPDLADVTIFVIDVAQGEKIPRKGGPGITRSDLLVINKTDLAPFVGADLSVMERDARRMRNGQPFIFTNLMKKENLDGVIGWIEKYALLKNVEEPSSLVR; this is encoded by the coding sequence ATGCGTAAATACATCAAAATCGGGGTGGCAGGCCCTGTGGGGGCGGGCAAAACCGCTTTAATCGAAAAATTAACCCGTGAAATCGCGGATAAATACAGCGTGGCAGTCATTACCAACGATATTTACACCCAAGAAGATGCGGAGTTTTTAACCAAAAATAGCTTACTTCCACCTGAGCGCATTATGGGCGTGGAAACGGGCGGTTGTCCGCATACGGCGATCCGTGAAGATGCGTCAATGAACTTAGAAGCGGTGGACGAAATGGTTGCGCGTTTCCCTGATGTGGAAATCGTGTTTATCGAATCGGGCGGCGATAACTTATCGGCAACGTTCAGCCCTGATTTGGCGGATGTAACCATTTTCGTGATTGACGTGGCACAGGGCGAGAAAATTCCACGTAAAGGCGGACCGGGTATCACGCGTTCTGATTTACTTGTGATCAACAAAACCGACTTAGCGCCGTTTGTTGGTGCAGATTTAAGCGTAATGGAACGTGATGCACGCCGTATGCGTAACGGTCAGCCGTTTATCTTTACCAACCTGATGAAAAAAGAAAATCTCGATGGCGTAATTGGCTGGATTGAAAAATATGCGTTGTTGAAAAACGTGGAAGAGCCTAGCTCTCTTGTTCGTTAA
- a CDS encoding urease accessory protein UreF, protein MAQALTQLGALLHLVDPTLPIGGFNHSNGLETFVQQRKVDSKASLEEYVQTQLLQNWVYNDGAYLSLAFDAMDANDLNRLLELDQELAATKIARESREGSYKLGVRLLKIFIRYEQHPLLAEFQQAIVEKRCQGYFPIVFAMVAQAMKLDKAETLYAFYYNAAVGAVTNGVKLIPLSQMDGQDILFDLRQPIAEAVEQSLTPDLEWLGAATLANDIRAMQHEQLYTRLYMS, encoded by the coding sequence TTGGCACAAGCACTAACACAACTCGGCGCATTGTTGCACTTGGTCGATCCGACTTTGCCTATCGGCGGTTTTAACCACTCCAACGGTTTAGAAACCTTCGTCCAGCAACGCAAGGTGGACAGCAAAGCCAGTCTTGAGGAATATGTGCAAACGCAGTTGTTGCAAAACTGGGTTTACAATGACGGTGCTTATCTCTCACTGGCGTTTGATGCGATGGACGCGAACGATTTAAACCGCTTGCTCGAGCTCGATCAAGAATTGGCAGCGACCAAAATCGCCCGAGAAAGCCGTGAAGGTAGCTATAAACTCGGTGTTCGTCTGTTGAAAATTTTTATCCGCTACGAACAACACCCGTTGTTAGCCGAATTTCAACAAGCGATTGTCGAAAAACGCTGTCAGGGCTATTTCCCTATCGTGTTTGCGATGGTGGCACAGGCAATGAAATTAGATAAAGCGGAAACGCTCTATGCGTTCTACTACAATGCAGCGGTGGGGGCGGTTACAAACGGGGTTAAATTGATCCCATTAAGCCAAATGGACGGGCAGGATATTCTGTTCGACCTACGCCAACCAATAGCCGAAGCGGTCGAACAGAGCTTAACGCCAGACCTCGAATGGCTTGGGGCGGCAACGCTAGCGAATGATATCCGAGCGATGCAGCACGAGCAGCTTTATACTCGTTTATATATGTCATGA
- the ureE gene encoding urease accessory protein UreE: MQIINPILPIMEEIIGNLTALRAEGKITDQTVDYVQLQWYESERNILRKTSQSGREVAFRLLKEGQRLKHDDVVFISDSLVIAIEIVPSEVIVLSPKTLPEMARACYEIGNKHSPLFLDGDEVTLPYDKPMFEWLQAAGFQPQKAERRLSQALRANSAQGHGHSHSHSHDHHGYHHHGDGNWHKH, translated from the coding sequence ATGCAAATAATTAACCCAATCCTTCCCATTATGGAAGAAATTATCGGTAATCTGACCGCACTTCGTGCCGAAGGCAAAATCACGGATCAAACGGTGGATTACGTTCAATTACAATGGTATGAAAGCGAACGCAACATTTTGCGTAAAACTTCTCAATCGGGGCGTGAAGTGGCGTTTCGTCTGTTAAAAGAAGGGCAGCGATTAAAGCACGATGATGTTGTTTTTATCAGCGATAGCCTTGTGATTGCGATTGAAATTGTCCCGAGCGAAGTGATTGTGCTTTCGCCAAAAACATTACCGGAAATGGCACGTGCGTGTTATGAAATCGGTAACAAACATTCGCCACTGTTTTTAGATGGCGATGAGGTTACTTTACCTTACGATAAACCGATGTTTGAGTGGCTACAAGCGGCTGGATTTCAACCGCAAAAAGCAGAACGCCGTTTAAGCCAAGCGTTGCGGGCAAATTCCGCACAAGGGCACGGACATTCTCATTCACATAGCCACGACCATCACGGCTATCATCATCACGGAGATGGAAATTGGCACAAGCACTAA
- the ureA gene encoding urease subunit gamma, whose protein sequence is MHLTSREQEKLMLFLAGELAAKRKARGVKLNYPEAIAYIASHLQEAARDGMTVAEVMQYGATLLSVEDVMEGVAEMVHEVQIEATFPDGTKLVTVHNPIR, encoded by the coding sequence ATGCATTTAACGTCAAGAGAACAAGAAAAACTGATGCTTTTTCTTGCTGGCGAACTTGCGGCAAAACGTAAGGCTCGTGGTGTGAAATTAAATTATCCGGAGGCGATTGCTTATATTGCCAGCCATTTACAAGAAGCGGCTCGTGATGGTATGACTGTCGCAGAAGTAATGCAATACGGCGCAACATTGTTAAGCGTTGAAGATGTGATGGAAGGCGTAGCGGAAATGGTGCACGAAGTGCAGATTGAAGCAACTTTCCCTGATGGCACAAAATTAGTAACCGTACATAATCCAATCCGTTAA
- a CDS encoding DMT family transporter: MSAWILLFISIAAEVCGTTALKLSDGFTKPLPTLAAAIAFTLAFYLISVVFRTLPVGLVYAVWSGLGIILTSVIAFFAFGQKPDLWGCVGIAMILGGVLVINLLSNSSAH; encoded by the coding sequence ATGAGTGCTTGGATTTTACTTTTTATTTCTATTGCGGCTGAAGTTTGCGGCACAACCGCTTTAAAACTGAGCGATGGATTTACCAAACCCTTGCCAACGCTCGCCGCTGCGATTGCTTTTACGTTAGCGTTTTATCTGATTTCTGTTGTTTTCCGCACCTTGCCTGTCGGTTTAGTTTATGCCGTTTGGTCAGGTTTAGGCATCATTCTAACATCTGTAATTGCCTTTTTTGCCTTTGGACAAAAGCCTGATTTGTGGGGGTGTGTCGGAATAGCAATGATTTTAGGCGGCGTGCTAGTAATCAATTTATTGTCCAACAGTTCCGCGCATTAG
- a CDS encoding energy-coupling factor transporter transmembrane component T family protein: MTEGQTRFLEPHYRLVYAFIFGIVASSIQSATFLLILTACIAAWVCFLHSHQPKHLLKRWLKFNLFSVLVWATLSWKIGTDGVELNTHGIALAKLITLRMNLIVLSVWLFLHHVTDTILVQAITKLPLPKKLKHLFILTVRYIALLSELNEKMDRAMKARGFQPKCNLYTIKVYSQRVALLLIHAMLKAEKAEMAMKARGFRV, translated from the coding sequence ATGACGGAAGGCCAAACACGATTTCTTGAACCGCACTACCGCCTCGTTTATGCCTTTATCTTCGGCATTGTGGCAAGCAGTATTCAATCTGCAACATTCTTGCTGATTTTAACCGCTTGTATTGCCGCTTGGGTGTGTTTTTTGCATAGCCATCAACCAAAACATTTGCTCAAACGTTGGCTGAAATTTAATCTTTTCTCCGTCTTGGTTTGGGCAACGTTAAGCTGGAAAATCGGCACCGATGGCGTAGAACTGAATACGCACGGTATCGCTTTAGCGAAGTTGATAACCCTGAGAATGAATTTGATTGTGCTGTCGGTTTGGCTTTTTCTGCACCATGTGACTGACACCATTTTAGTGCAAGCGATCACCAAATTACCGCTACCGAAAAAACTCAAACATCTGTTTATTCTCACGGTGCGTTATATTGCCCTGTTAAGCGAGCTGAACGAGAAAATGGACAGAGCGATGAAAGCGAGGGGATTTCAGCCAAAGTGCAATCTTTATACAATCAAAGTGTATTCACAACGTGTGGCACTTTTGCTTATTCACGCAATGCTAAAAGCGGAAAAGGCAGAAATGGCAATGAAAGCGAGAGGGTTTAGGGTTTAA
- a CDS encoding urea transporter, producing MQKLIKETLTGVGQIFLQENGLSGLVIVIAMFFSHWTLGVACLLGALIGTLTAKALGYPLAQIDQGLYGFNASLAFMCVMFTFGETDATNPLIWILGLLAAIISTLIMRAFMKRKRVAFTFPFVLSCWIFCWAVSKFELFGLTQTTPALADYTNTVDAVRSPFYAWAEVNFGSSAVTGALLFLAIAISSPVAAMWGIAAAAIGTAFAHHLLGVDQNSLANGIYGFSPILVACAFAGTKLRNFAYVILGSLMAVFIQFGVAKTGLATYTIGFIVASWILLLVKSKVDKANFDKNKLVKILNP from the coding sequence ATGCAAAAACTCATCAAAGAAACCCTCACGGGGGTAGGGCAGATTTTTCTGCAAGAAAACGGGTTGTCGGGCTTGGTTATCGTGATTGCGATGTTCTTTAGCCATTGGACACTGGGGGTGGCGTGCTTGCTCGGGGCGTTAATCGGGACGCTTACAGCAAAAGCATTAGGCTATCCGTTGGCTCAAATCGATCAAGGCTTATACGGCTTTAACGCCAGCCTTGCGTTTATGTGCGTGATGTTTACCTTTGGCGAAACTGATGCGACTAACCCGTTAATTTGGATTTTAGGCTTGCTCGCAGCCATTATTTCAACGTTAATTATGCGAGCGTTTATGAAACGTAAGCGTGTGGCGTTTACTTTCCCTTTCGTTTTAAGTTGCTGGATTTTTTGCTGGGCGGTGTCGAAATTTGAGCTGTTCGGTTTAACACAAACCACGCCGGCATTAGCGGATTATACCAATACGGTAGATGCGGTACGTTCGCCATTTTATGCGTGGGCGGAAGTGAATTTTGGCTCAAGTGCGGTAACAGGGGCGTTACTTTTCTTAGCGATTGCGATTAGCTCACCCGTTGCCGCAATGTGGGGGATTGCCGCTGCCGCAATAGGTACGGCATTTGCTCATCATTTGTTAGGTGTAGATCAAAATAGCTTGGCAAATGGGATTTATGGCTTCTCGCCGATATTGGTTGCTTGCGCCTTTGCCGGCACGAAATTACGCAATTTTGCCTATGTGATTTTAGGCTCGCTTATGGCGGTGTTCATTCAATTTGGTGTGGCAAAAACCGGTTTGGCAACTTATACCATCGGTTTTATTGTCGCCAGCTGGATTTTATTGTTGGTAAAATCCAAAGTTGATAAAGCGAATTTTGATAAAAACAAATTAGTGAAAATTTTAAATCCATAA
- the cbiM gene encoding cobalt transporter CbiM: protein MHLSEGVLHSSTLIIGAVCAVVGVAIGLKKMNYEHLSITALFASAFFVASTIHIPVGIGSVHLILNGIAGLFLGWAVFPAFLIALVLQVLLFSFGGFAVLGVNLCIMALPALAVRLLVFPMLRKATTRKGLILSGVLAGVIGVGGSALVASLVLAFDGGKAYGDLIGLLLVSHLPVFVVDSLVSVGVILTLAKMMPEALQR, encoded by the coding sequence ATGCACTTGTCTGAAGGCGTGTTACACAGTTCAACCTTGATAATCGGGGCGGTTTGCGCCGTGGTGGGCGTGGCGATTGGCTTAAAGAAGATGAATTATGAACATCTTTCGATTACCGCACTTTTTGCTTCGGCGTTCTTTGTGGCAAGCACCATTCATATTCCGGTTGGGATTGGCAGCGTACATCTGATTTTAAATGGCATTGCTGGATTGTTTTTAGGCTGGGCGGTTTTCCCTGCATTTTTGATTGCTTTGGTGCTGCAAGTGTTGCTCTTTTCCTTCGGTGGTTTTGCGGTGTTAGGTGTGAACCTCTGTATTATGGCGCTTCCTGCATTGGCAGTGCGTTTGTTGGTGTTCCCAATGTTAAGAAAAGCGACCACTCGCAAAGGGTTGATTTTATCGGGCGTGCTGGCTGGCGTGATCGGTGTAGGCGGTTCGGCATTGGTTGCTTCGCTGGTATTAGCCTTTGACGGCGGTAAGGCTTATGGCGATCTTATCGGTTTGTTGCTGGTTTCACACTTGCCTGTGTTTGTGGTCGATAGCCTAGTCAGCGTAGGCGTGATTTTAACCCTCGCCAAAATGATGCCAGAGGCGTTGCAACGATGA
- a CDS encoding glutathione S-transferase, with protein sequence MKLWYSTTSPYARKALATLKHQQLEDKTELLRITSSFDPNSPHNQDNPLGRVPALQRNCGNWLFGSLLICEYLDQKGKQPKLLPESGKPRWAVLALHNLADGIMENIMPMIAEKMLRPENEWWTSRHQQLMERNIRSLNQLEEALKPFGTELNIGTLTAVCLIDWWQFRADKIGYDLAKNFPNLTAWAEEMNGKYAVLNDTKPSV encoded by the coding sequence ATGAAACTTTGGTACTCCACCACTAGCCCATACGCTCGTAAAGCGTTGGCAACTTTAAAACATCAACAACTTGAAGATAAAACAGAACTATTACGTATTACTTCATCATTCGACCCAAATTCGCCACACAATCAAGACAATCCGCTTGGACGAGTGCCGGCATTGCAGCGAAATTGTGGAAATTGGCTTTTCGGAAGTTTGTTAATTTGCGAATATCTCGATCAAAAAGGCAAGCAACCCAAACTATTGCCTGAAAGTGGTAAACCTCGCTGGGCGGTATTGGCGTTGCACAATTTGGCGGATGGCATTATGGAAAATATCATGCCAATGATCGCCGAAAAAATGCTCCGTCCTGAAAACGAATGGTGGACAAGCCGTCATCAACAGCTGATGGAACGCAATATTCGTAGCCTAAACCAGCTCGAAGAGGCTTTAAAACCATTCGGTACAGAACTCAATATCGGCACATTAACCGCCGTTTGTTTAATTGATTGGTGGCAATTTAGAGCCGATAAAATCGGTTACGATCTTGCAAAAAATTTCCCAAATTTGACCGCTTGGGCAGAGGAGATGAATGGGAAGTATGCCGTGTTGAATGATACCAAGCCAAGTGTTTAG
- a CDS encoding urease accessory protein UreD — MNSKLLISTKLTPSGNTQLDDYFVSPPFKLMTLPDYSTNKAEAWQKGLNAMQMSSSPGLLGGDRLDIQISLRKSTALTLTTQAFTRVQAMNDGEFAEQITQIQLAEASRLFYLPHPLVLHKDSALKQKTTIEMAENSELIYGEIVAIGRVLNDECFAFRQFSSHLKIYALQKNGEKRPLVSDCIQWLPSKMTLTALSQMEDYSHQGSLTYLNLSKSALEIKAMLKQLQETFTSSENLLIGFSQLNEGGLMVRVLGHRAEQIQQLFDEIGSICKKAV, encoded by the coding sequence ATGAATAGTAAACTTTTAATCTCAACCAAACTCACCCCAAGCGGTAATACTCAGCTTGATGACTATTTTGTTTCGCCGCCGTTTAAATTGATGACGTTGCCGGATTATTCCACAAACAAAGCAGAAGCGTGGCAAAAGGGGTTGAATGCAATGCAGATGTCTTCATCGCCCGGTTTGCTCGGTGGCGACCGTTTGGACATTCAAATTTCATTGCGAAAATCGACCGCACTTACGCTCACTACACAGGCTTTTACCCGTGTGCAAGCAATGAATGACGGCGAATTTGCCGAGCAAATCACGCAAATTCAGCTGGCAGAAGCCAGTCGTTTATTTTATTTGCCGCATCCGTTGGTGTTGCATAAAGACTCGGCATTAAAGCAGAAAACGACCATCGAAATGGCGGAGAACAGCGAGCTGATTTATGGCGAAATTGTGGCGATTGGGCGTGTGCTAAATGATGAATGTTTTGCGTTCCGCCAGTTTTCTTCCCATTTGAAAATTTATGCGTTGCAAAAAAATGGCGAAAAACGACCGCTTGTTTCTGATTGTATTCAGTGGTTACCAAGCAAAATGACGCTAACCGCCTTAAGCCAAATGGAAGATTATAGCCATCAAGGTTCGCTGACGTATTTGAATTTATCCAAAAGTGCGCTGGAAATCAAAGCGATGTTGAAGCAACTTCAAGAGACGTTTACCAGCAGTGAAAATCTGTTGATCGGATTTTCTCAACTTAACGAAGGTGGATTGATGGTGCGAGTGCTAGGACACCGAGCAGAGCAGATCCAGCAGTTGTTTGATGAGATTGGTAGCATTTGTAAAAAAGCGGTCTAA
- a CDS encoding energy-coupling factor ABC transporter ATP-binding protein, with protein MILNVKNLTLCRNQQAVISDLNFTITDQQKFFLQGEIGTGKSTLLLALLGFVPIHSGEIELFGTLCKTEADFEPWRGTVGICFQNADDQLFGPTVLDDVAFGCLNQGKNKQEAYEIALNQLQQLGIEHLKDRPVNLLSGGEKNFTALAGVLAMQPKMLLLDEPTNGLDAKNKAKLTALLKALPLPMLIASHDQDFCDQLADKVLHLTKP; from the coding sequence ATGATTTTAAACGTTAAAAACTTAACCCTCTGTCGCAATCAACAAGCGGTCATTTCTGATTTAAATTTTACTATTACCGATCAGCAAAAATTTTTCCTGCAAGGGGAAATCGGTACGGGGAAATCGACATTATTATTGGCGCTTTTGGGGTTTGTGCCGATTCATTCGGGCGAGATTGAACTCTTTGGCACGCTTTGTAAAACCGAAGCGGATTTTGAGCCTTGGCGTGGTACGGTGGGGATTTGTTTCCAAAATGCAGACGATCAATTATTTGGTCCAACGGTATTAGATGACGTAGCGTTCGGTTGCTTAAATCAGGGAAAAAATAAGCAAGAAGCCTACGAGATTGCCCTGAACCAGCTGCAACAACTTGGGATTGAACATCTTAAAGATCGCCCTGTGAATTTGCTCTCCGGCGGCGAAAAAAATTTCACGGCATTGGCTGGTGTGTTGGCAATGCAGCCGAAAATGCTCTTACTTGATGAACCGACCAACGGCTTAGATGCAAAAAATAAAGCAAAATTGACTGCTCTTCTAAAAGCATTGCCGTTGCCGATGCTGATTGCCTCGCACGATCAAGATTTCTGCGACCAATTAGCCGATAAAGTATTACATCTTACAAAACCATAA
- the ureB gene encoding urease subunit beta, which produces MIPGEYKLADGDVQANVGRKTVKLDVVNKGDRPIQVGSHYHFFETNNALEFDRTLARGMRLNVPSGNAIRFEPGEAKTVELVEFGGNKIIYGFHNAIDGKL; this is translated from the coding sequence ATGATCCCAGGCGAATACAAATTAGCAGACGGTGATGTTCAAGCCAATGTTGGACGTAAGACCGTAAAATTAGATGTGGTAAATAAAGGCGACCGACCAATTCAAGTTGGCTCTCACTATCACTTTTTTGAAACCAATAACGCACTCGAATTTGACCGCACTTTGGCGCGTGGTATGCGTTTAAATGTGCCTTCAGGCAATGCTATTCGTTTTGAGCCGGGCGAGGCTAAAACGGTAGAATTGGTAGAATTTGGCGGAAACAAAATCATTTACGGTTTCCATAACGCAATTGATGGCAAACTGTAA